From Cannabis sativa cultivar Pink pepper isolate KNU-18-1 chromosome 8, ASM2916894v1, whole genome shotgun sequence, a single genomic window includes:
- the LOC115701531 gene encoding uncharacterized protein LOC115701531, whose protein sequence is MGNCITSKHQISGEDHVQYDHEVQDSSETQLALSTPSKLEDLKKLAKKKNRVRFKVEEEEEDRDDQDDGVSKCSSSSSIGNIDSKSGVVRIRLVVTQQELKQILNYKKNNDCKVSSLEQLLSEMKLSRRSKVLEVEEKSSDNNGTWSPALETIPEDH, encoded by the coding sequence ATGGGAAATTGCATAACAAGTAAGCACCAAATCTCAGGAGAAGATCATGTCCAGTATGATCATGAAGTACAAGACTCATCAGAAACACAGTTGGCACTTAGTACTCCATCAAAGCTTGAAGATTTGAAGAAGCTGGCTAAGAAGAAGAATAGGGTTAGGTTcaaagttgaagaagaagaagaagatcgtGATGATCAAGATGACGGTGTGTCAAaatgtagtagtagtagtagcatTGGTAATATTGATTCTAAAAGTGGGGTTGTGAGAATTAGATTGGTTGTAACTCAACAAGAGTTGAAACAAATATTGAAttataagaagaataatgaTTGTAAGGTGTCTTCATTGGAGCAATTGTTGAGTGAAATGAAGTTGAGTAgaagaagtaaggttttggaaGTTGAAGAAAAAAGTAGTGATAATAATGGTACCTGGAGCCCAGCCTTGGAAACCATTCCAGAAGACCATTAA
- the LOC115699963 gene encoding uncharacterized protein LOC115699963 yields the protein MWKTSSSSSGFLGGSTHSPVLMHSLQKDMLKQKANYEKKLSSDVQHECKYTTYGFAPAVQYWAYEAILEVGKRYGTNHGIRFPRMLSWTSKGDMGKKDISALFSRRNLEVVKGLLPRTEEEAFVRTISYDGVENPVDDVTQVPDTQERDTQATGSEPQPSAPSSSGVRGAEYTDLVARLDRIEADTQGLYAAQAELKKAYETSHVELKGGQNVIMEQLRHILAMLNRPPTTASTRRPQQIHLPHHHRFTPTYRCSNAYAEEATHRLSTDISSEGYHSLHIRDRHDQQCIDEPQGSEEKL from the exons ATGTGGAAgacctcgagttcttcttccggattccttgggggaagcactcattcgccggtactcatgcactcgcttcagaaagacatgttgaaacagaaggccaactacgagaagaagctgAGTTCGGATGTTCAGCACGAGTGCAAATACACAACATATGGCTTCGCACCTGCAGTCCAATATTGGGCGTACGAGGCCATTTTGGAGGTTGGCAAGAGGTATGGCACGAACCACGGGATTCGGTTCCCCAGGATGCTTAGCTGGACGAGCAAAGGCGATATGGGGAAGAAAGACATCAGcgcattattttctagacgg aatctggaagtggtgaaggggctacttccacggacagaggaggaggcatttgtgaggacaatttcttacgatggtgtggagAACCCGGTTGATGATGTT ACTCAGGTCCCAGACACTCAGGAAAGAGACACTCAG gccactggttcagaacctcagcccagtgcaccatcttcatcaggcgttcggggtgccgagtacactgatttagtggctcggttggataggatcgaggctgacactcagggtctgtatgctgctcaggccgagctgaagaaggcatacgagaccagccatgtagagctgaagggtggtcagaacgtaattatggagcagctcagacacatattggccatgttgaatcgtccgccaaCGACAGCTTCGACACGGAGGCCCCAGCAGATCCATCTACCCCACCACCACCGCTTCACCCCCA CATATAGATGCAGCAATGCATATGCTGAGGAGGCGACGCACCGACTATCCACTGACATTTCCTCAGAAGGGTATCATTCTCTCCACATTCGTGACCGCCATGATCAGCAGTGCATAGACGAGCCACAAGGGTCCGAGGAAAAACTTTAA